One genomic segment of Chitinibacter sp. FCG-7 includes these proteins:
- the folD gene encoding bifunctional methylenetetrahydrofolate dehydrogenase/methenyltetrahydrofolate cyclohydrolase FolD, which translates to MTAQILDGKAISQEIVREVRTKVDARVASGKRAPALAVILVGSDPASQVYVGNKKRQCENAGITSLAYDLPAETSEEEVLKLVAELNQNDDIDGILVQLPLPKHIDADKVIELIDPIKDVDGFHPYNIGRLTLKMPLLRPCTPRGVMTLLEKTGIDLVGKDAVVIGASNIVGRPQALELLLARATVTVCHSKTKDLAAKVAGADVVVAGVGIPNFVKGEWIKPGAVVIDVGINRLDSGKLCGDVEFDTAKERASWITPVPGGVGLMTVATLMQNTYDACVNRCK; encoded by the coding sequence ATGACAGCCCAGATTCTTGATGGTAAAGCCATTTCCCAGGAAATTGTTCGTGAAGTGCGTACCAAAGTTGATGCACGGGTTGCTTCCGGCAAGCGTGCGCCCGCGCTGGCGGTGATTCTGGTTGGCTCTGATCCGGCCTCGCAGGTGTATGTGGGTAATAAAAAACGCCAGTGCGAAAACGCCGGCATTACTTCACTGGCTTACGATCTGCCTGCTGAAACCAGCGAAGAAGAAGTATTGAAACTGGTGGCCGAGCTCAATCAGAATGATGATATAGACGGCATTCTGGTGCAGCTGCCGCTGCCAAAACATATCGATGCCGACAAAGTGATCGAACTGATCGACCCGATCAAGGACGTTGACGGTTTTCATCCCTACAATATCGGCCGCCTTACATTGAAGATGCCTTTGCTGCGTCCATGTACGCCACGCGGTGTAATGACTTTGCTGGAAAAAACTGGTATTGATCTGGTGGGCAAAGATGCAGTGGTGATTGGTGCCAGCAATATCGTGGGCCGCCCACAAGCGCTCGAATTGCTGCTTGCCCGTGCGACGGTGACGGTTTGCCACAGCAAAACCAAAGATCTGGCGGCCAAAGTGGCTGGCGCGGATGTGGTGGTGGCCGGTGTGGGTATCCCGAATTTTGTGAAGGGCGAATGGATCAAGCCGGGCGCGGTGGTGATCGACGTGGGTATCAATCGTCTGGACAGCGGCAAGCTGTGTGGCGACGTTGAATTTGATACCGCCAAAGAGCGTGCCAGCTGGATTACGCCGGTGCCGGGCGGTGTGGGTCTGATGACGGTGGCGACGCTGATGCAGAATACCTATGACGCTTGTGTGAATCGCTGCAAGTAA
- the rnhA gene encoding ribonuclease HI, whose product MVEIYTDGACKGNPGPGGWGAFMRYGAHEKDLFGGEAHTTNNRMELLAVISALKALTRACEVTIHTDSQYVKNGIETWIHGWKKNGWKTAAKQPVKNEDLWRALDEQVARHTVQWRWVKGHAGNPGNERADQLANRGVESVQNQ is encoded by the coding sequence ATGGTAGAAATCTACACCGATGGCGCCTGCAAAGGTAATCCTGGCCCCGGCGGCTGGGGCGCTTTTATGCGCTATGGCGCGCATGAAAAAGACCTGTTCGGCGGCGAAGCCCACACCACCAACAACCGCATGGAATTGCTCGCCGTGATTTCGGCGCTCAAAGCGCTAACCCGCGCCTGCGAAGTCACCATCCATACCGATTCGCAATACGTCAAAAACGGCATCGAAACCTGGATTCATGGCTGGAAAAAAAATGGCTGGAAAACCGCCGCCAAGCAGCCTGTGAAAAACGAAGACCTCTGGCGCGCGCTTGATGAGCAGGTAGCACGCCACACTGTGCAATGGCGCTGGGTAAAAGGCCACGCGGGCAATCCGGGCAATGAGCGCGCCGACCAGCTGGCCAATCGTGGCGTTGAATCGGTACAAAATCAGTAA
- a CDS encoding class I SAM-dependent methyltransferase: MTTAVEHFAAWLNTPLGQYLRDNEAGWFDRTTVDIFGYKAVQLELPQLDCLRANRMPWRCIAGQSGGVQLKCMAEALPFAEQSLDLLVLPHTLDFARDPHAVLREAERVMMPEGRVLISGFNPWSLWGLRRLKANDVPWQGHFLALHRLKDWLALLDLQLVRGEFLCYRPPLQRKGWLDKSRFLDSAGDKFWPAGGGIYCLDVVKRVHGMNVIEPDWSMVILPNRSTAAVVEKMRLQAKKDRCK; encoded by the coding sequence ATGACAACTGCAGTTGAACATTTTGCCGCGTGGCTGAACACGCCGCTAGGGCAATATCTGCGTGATAACGAAGCTGGCTGGTTTGATCGTACCACGGTGGATATTTTTGGCTACAAAGCCGTGCAGCTCGAGCTGCCGCAGCTCGATTGCCTGCGCGCCAACCGCATGCCGTGGCGTTGTATCGCCGGGCAATCGGGCGGAGTACAGCTCAAGTGCATGGCCGAGGCCTTGCCATTTGCCGAGCAAAGCCTGGATTTGCTGGTGTTGCCGCATACGCTGGATTTTGCCCGCGACCCGCACGCCGTGCTGCGCGAAGCCGAGCGCGTGATGATGCCCGAAGGCCGGGTGCTGATTAGCGGCTTTAATCCGTGGAGCCTGTGGGGCTTGCGCCGCCTCAAGGCTAATGATGTGCCTTGGCAGGGGCACTTTCTGGCTCTGCACCGCCTGAAGGACTGGCTGGCCTTGCTTGATCTGCAACTGGTGCGCGGCGAGTTTCTTTGCTATCGCCCGCCGCTGCAGCGCAAAGGCTGGCTGGATAAAAGCCGCTTTCTGGATTCGGCGGGAGACAAATTCTGGCCCGCAGGTGGCGGAATTTACTGTCTGGATGTGGTCAAACGGGTGCACGGCATGAATGTCATCGAACCGGACTGGAGTATGGTGATTTTGCCCAACCGCAGCACCGCCGCCGTGGTGGAAAAAATGCGCCTGCAAGCCAAAAAAGATCGCTGTAAATGA
- the gloB gene encoding hydroxyacylglutathione hydrolase, which yields MLTISAIPIYEDNYIWVLAQNRKAIAVDPGDAAPLQAWLAAQSCELAGVLITHHHWDHITGLAALVQAYPQLPIYGPVDVQAVTQPLAGGEQINVLDTPFAVIATPGHTLNHLCYYGNGALFAGDTLFSGGCGRLFEGSPAQMYASLQTLAALPPETLLCCTHEYTQSNLRFALAVEPDNPQLQQRAAEVAALRAAGRMSLPSRLDIELASNPYLRCDQPAVIASAQRHAPQAQQPAEVFAALRQWKDHFRG from the coding sequence ATGCTCACTATCAGCGCCATACCGATTTACGAAGATAATTATATTTGGGTGCTGGCGCAAAACCGCAAGGCCATTGCGGTCGATCCGGGTGATGCAGCGCCGCTACAAGCCTGGCTGGCGGCTCAATCGTGCGAGCTGGCTGGCGTGCTGATTACCCATCATCACTGGGATCATATTACGGGTTTAGCTGCACTGGTGCAGGCTTATCCGCAGCTCCCCATTTACGGGCCTGTCGATGTGCAGGCGGTCACGCAGCCACTGGCGGGCGGCGAGCAGATTAATGTACTGGATACCCCTTTCGCAGTGATCGCCACCCCGGGGCACACGCTGAACCATTTGTGCTACTACGGCAATGGTGCGCTGTTTGCGGGCGACACGCTGTTTTCCGGTGGTTGCGGACGATTATTCGAGGGCAGCCCGGCGCAAATGTACGCCAGCCTGCAAACCCTGGCCGCTCTGCCGCCCGAGACCCTGCTGTGCTGCACGCATGAATACACCCAAAGCAATTTGCGCTTTGCGCTGGCAGTCGAGCCGGATAATCCACAACTACAACAGCGAGCCGCCGAAGTCGCCGCCCTGCGCGCCGCAGGCCGGATGAGCCTGCCGTCGCGGCTAGACATCGAGCTAGCCAGCAACCCCTATTTGCGTTGCGATCAGCCCGCTGTGATCGCCAGCGCACAAAGGCATGCACCGCAAGCACAGCAGCCAGCCGAGGTTTTTGCTGCACTGCGCCAGTGGAAAGATCATTTTCGCGGTTGA